The proteins below are encoded in one region of Nitrosomonas ureae:
- a CDS encoding ArdC-like ssDNA-binding domain-containing protein — protein MTTINIQFSTLLSNAVNQPGIISEAYSAFHNYSLGNVMAAAFQCAARGIKLGPIASYKAWTEKGRQVKKGEKAIALCMPITMKSEKENKSTGETEEHVFSRFVWKNNWFVLWQTEGEDFANEIPVPSWDRELALNALGITEGTFDHYNGNCQGYASGASIAINPLAQYPHKTRFHELAHVVLGHTLEHTMTDHDTTPQDIREVEAESVAYILCSLLSLPGLDESRGYIQHWLRSCEIQEKSAQKIFSAADKIMKAGQVKPQ, from the coding sequence ATGACTACAATCAATATACAGTTCTCCACACTACTTAGCAACGCAGTAAACCAGCCCGGCATCATCAGCGAAGCATATTCGGCCTTTCATAATTACAGCCTGGGCAATGTAATGGCGGCTGCGTTCCAATGCGCTGCCAGAGGAATTAAACTCGGACCGATCGCAAGTTACAAAGCATGGACAGAAAAAGGCCGGCAGGTCAAAAAGGGTGAGAAAGCAATCGCTCTGTGCATGCCCATCACCATGAAAAGCGAGAAGGAAAACAAATCAACCGGCGAAACTGAAGAGCATGTTTTTTCCCGGTTTGTTTGGAAAAATAACTGGTTCGTGCTTTGGCAAACTGAGGGCGAGGATTTTGCGAATGAGATTCCGGTACCATCCTGGGACAGAGAATTGGCATTGAATGCGCTGGGAATAACTGAGGGAACATTCGATCACTACAATGGAAATTGTCAGGGATATGCGTCCGGCGCATCGATCGCAATCAATCCCCTTGCTCAATATCCACACAAAACCCGCTTCCACGAATTAGCGCATGTTGTCTTAGGCCATACCCTAGAACACACCATGACTGACCACGATACAACGCCTCAAGACATACGTGAGGTTGAAGCAGAATCGGTAGCGTACATTTTGTGCAGTTTGTTGAGTTTACCCGGATTAGACGAATCTCGGGGTTATATCCAACACTGGCTAAGAAGCTGTGAAATTCAGGAAAAGTCAGCTCAGAAGATTTTCAGCGCAGCTGACAAGATCATGAAAGCCGGGCAAGTCAAGCCACAATAA